The following DNA comes from Diadema setosum chromosome 20, eeDiaSeto1, whole genome shotgun sequence.
AGTCGAGATAAGGCTCGGCATCTCACGTGATGGCCAAACTCTTTTGTCGTAAATTTTGTCAAAACAGTTGTGTTGTTCTACACATACTTATCCtggatattttcatgcaaaCAGCACCAGGCCCTTTGCACTATGGAGACTTCTCTTTCTTCAGGGATTGAGCTTGAAGTTTTCACAACTCTAGACTTACAAACAATGGAAAACGAAAGTCCGGAAGATCTTAATAATGGCGACCAGTGGCTTTGGGCTTCAGTTTCTTGGGAGTGGTGGACGATTCTACAGTTGGTATCTGCGATCGTGGGAACTGTCGGGAATTTATTGGTCATATGCGTCATTTTCCGGCCGAAAATTGTCAGAAGATCCACCGACACCCTCATCGGAGCCCTGGCCGTGGCGGATTTCCTCACCTCGGTTTTCCTCATCccgattcccgacatcctccgCGTCCCTCCATCCTGGTTGGGGGAATTCTACTGTAAGTTCATCTTCACCTCTCGGCCGATGTGGATATCCGTGAGTGCGTCGATCTTCACCCTGGCGGTCATTTCCGTTGAGCGATTTGTGGCCATAGCGTTTCCGTTCCGTTCCAAGCGTATCTTCTCTCATCGGCACACTTTGCTCTGCATCGCGGCGATATGGGCGGCTGCATTCGTCCTGaacagctttgcattttttgtcttctttgtcGACAGCGTCAAGCACGATTGCTATATCCGATTTCCCACCCCAAGTGGTTCTCATGTCTTGGGCCTTACATCGTTCTTGCTTGTTCTTGTCGTCCCCATCATCGTGATGCTCCTAGCTCAGGCATTCAccgtgtacattctacatcgaCAATCGAGGAAGTTTTTACAGGAAAGCGCTGGAAAGGTGGATGACTCGCACCCTTCAGTCCGCATACTCCGGGCCAAGAAGCGGGTCATTCGGTTGCTCTTTGTCGTCGTGCTCACATTTATCGTCTGCTGGGCCCCGAACCAGTCGGCCTACTTGGCGTTCAACCTAGGCCTCCTCTCGCCGAAGTATCTGTACGGTCCCGTAGACCGAGTGCTCGTGGTTCTCGCCTTCTGCAACTCCTGTGCCAACCCAATCATCTACACTGTGCAACACAAAAAGTTTCGTGACGCCCTCAAGAGCTTCTTGTCGTGCAGGGAGGGTACCAGCGCGCCAGTGTTCGGACAAAAGTTCGATGAGAACAGCGAGTCGCAAGACCAGGAGGCCAGAGCGGATCAAAAGGACCGTGGTAAAACCAGGATTTTCTTCATTAACATCAAATAAAACTCACAGGTACAGGCAACCAAATTTTTACGTAATCTTTTCTCTGGTTATTTTAGGTCATGGTCGCCGTCCGTTATTCGATCTATGCCATGTGGCCTTTCAACATTGGGGTATACATATTGTTTAAGGACATGTAAGACTGCATTTTCGTGCTCTCAGCTGGCTGTAAATCTAGGACACTGTAACAAATTATGTTGTGATACTATAAGCAGGGCtggacactaacggtggcccggtggcccggtttcccggggccaccaaaaatgaaagtcgggccaccaaattttaaaaagggcaaatttggtgggcCACAATTAGCCGCATAGTTATAGGTGGCCACTACTAAAGCAATGTAAACTGTTAAATGTGAAAATCCGTATTACACTTTCAGGTTTAATAAGCAAAGGAAGATGATAATCTAATGTCATTAGTCTGGATCAACAATGCACACCTCATTCCGGAATTCTTATACTCTCTGTCATGACTGGTTGTTATCAAAATTGAGAATGTGAAGAGTAAACATTATCATTAAATTGaggttgttttgctttttttttttcttgggcgGGTGTCCAATGTGTTATGTAGATTATATTGAATATGGGATTTCTCTttacacataatattatgataagaATCTTTTGTCGTACACGCCTATACCTTACAATAATATTATAGTCACTTTAAGGTGTTGTGAGTGCATCATCGATCGGTGTTGTAATTTGGTAGAGCAAGCGATCTagttaaaggtattatttaccatttgcagaagaaacaaaacccagctttagttcTTCAAAATAGTCCTTAGAGTtaagaatagaaacaaccaatataaaaatgttaatcagtatcaTCATTGTTGAATTGCCgttaaatacaaaatgtgaacactAGTTATAACTGAATTGTTTCCTGAATAAACAGTATGCAGTTCTGGTTTACTGAGAaagaaaatgtgatatctccttacattttagggtgttttttttttttg
Coding sequences within:
- the LOC140243548 gene encoding galanin receptor 2a-like; this encodes MENESPEDLNNGDQWLWASVSWEWWTILQLVSAIVGTVGNLLVICVIFRPKIVRRSTDTLIGALAVADFLTSVFLIPIPDILRVPPSWLGEFYCKFIFTSRPMWISVSASIFTLAVISVERFVAIAFPFRSKRIFSHRHTLLCIAAIWAAAFVLNSFAFFVFFVDSVKHDCYIRFPTPSGSHVLGLTSFLLVLVVPIIVMLLAQAFTVYILHRQSRKFLQESAGKVDDSHPSVRILRAKKRVIRLLFVVVLTFIVCWAPNQSAYLAFNLGLLSPKYLYGPVDRVLVVLAFCNSCANPIIYTVQHKKFRDALKSFLSCREGTSAPVFGQKFDENSESQDQEARADQKDRGKTRIFFINIK